In one Streptomyces sp. NBC_01241 genomic region, the following are encoded:
- the pdhA gene encoding pyruvate dehydrogenase (acetyl-transferring) E1 component subunit alpha, whose amino-acid sequence MTVQELPGAAAYRPTPPPAWKPLTDPAPLLPDPEPYRVLGTDAVADADPALLLRLYAELVRGRRYNAQATALTKQGRLAVYPSSTGQEACEVAAALVLEERDWLFPSYRDTLAAVARGLDPVEALTLLRGDRHTGYDPREHRIAPLCTPLATQLPHAVGLAHAARLKGDDVVALAMVGDGGTSEGDFHEALNFAAVWRAPVVFLVQNNGFAISVPLAKQTAAPSLAHKAVGYGMPGRLVDGNDAAAVHQVLGEAVARARSGAGPTLVEAVTYRMEAHTNADDATRYRVDSEVEAWRAHDPIKLLERELTGRGLLGDDGIEDTRADAERMAAALRERMNADPELEPMDLFTHVYEEQTTQLREQASRLRVELEAEQDQHGHNDLEGGR is encoded by the coding sequence ATGACGGTCCAAGAGCTGCCCGGCGCGGCCGCTTACCGGCCCACGCCGCCCCCGGCCTGGAAGCCGCTCACCGATCCCGCGCCGCTGCTCCCGGACCCCGAGCCGTATCGCGTGCTCGGTACGGACGCCGTGGCCGATGCCGACCCCGCGTTGCTGCTGCGGCTCTACGCGGAGCTGGTGCGCGGACGCCGGTACAACGCACAGGCCACCGCTCTCACCAAGCAGGGCCGGCTCGCTGTCTACCCGTCGAGCACGGGGCAGGAGGCCTGCGAGGTAGCGGCCGCACTGGTGCTGGAGGAGCGGGACTGGCTGTTTCCCAGCTACCGCGACACGCTGGCGGCCGTGGCGCGCGGCCTCGACCCGGTCGAGGCACTGACGCTGCTGCGCGGTGACCGGCACACCGGTTACGACCCGCGCGAACACCGCATTGCCCCGCTCTGCACCCCGCTCGCCACTCAGCTGCCGCACGCCGTGGGCCTGGCACACGCGGCGCGGCTCAAGGGTGACGACGTGGTGGCACTGGCCATGGTCGGTGACGGCGGGACCAGCGAGGGCGATTTCCACGAGGCGCTGAATTTCGCGGCCGTCTGGCGGGCCCCGGTCGTCTTCCTCGTGCAGAACAACGGTTTCGCGATCTCCGTGCCGCTGGCGAAGCAGACCGCGGCTCCGTCCCTGGCACACAAGGCCGTGGGGTACGGGATGCCGGGTCGGCTGGTGGACGGCAATGACGCGGCCGCCGTGCACCAAGTTCTCGGTGAGGCGGTGGCACGGGCCCGGAGCGGTGCCGGGCCGACGCTCGTCGAAGCGGTGACGTACCGCATGGAAGCCCATACGAACGCCGACGATGCCACGCGTTACCGCGTCGACAGCGAAGTGGAGGCGTGGCGTGCACACGATCCGATCAAGCTTCTGGAGCGGGAGCTGACCGGACGGGGACTGCTCGGCGACGACGGGATCGAGGACACGCGTGCGGACGCGGAGAGGATGGCGGCAGCTCTGCGCGAGCGGATGAACGCCGATCCGGAGCTTGAACCGATGGACCTCTTCACCCATGTCTACGAGGAGCAGACCACTCAACTGCGGGAGCAGGCGTCCCGCTTGCGTGTCGAGCTGGAGGCCGAGCAGGACCAGCACGGCCACAACGACCTGGAGGGCGGGCGATGA
- a CDS encoding TrmH family RNA methyltransferase, with the protein MQYDDGFGMEIGVGPHPLPWPVDERYDPELLAHGDRRNVGDAYRYWTREAIVADLDLRRHDFHVAVENWGHDFNIGSVVRTANAFLAKEIHIVGRRRWNRRGAMVTDRYQHVRHHPDTESLTAWAAAEGLPIIGIDNLPGAVPLERTELPRRCVLLFGQEGPGLTEEARKHAAMVCSIAQFGSTRSINAGAAAAIAMHAWVQRYADIPG; encoded by the coding sequence ATGCAGTACGACGACGGGTTCGGAATGGAGATCGGCGTCGGGCCGCACCCGCTGCCCTGGCCCGTGGACGAGCGGTACGACCCCGAGCTGCTCGCTCACGGCGACCGGCGCAACGTGGGTGACGCCTACCGGTACTGGACGCGGGAAGCGATCGTCGCCGATCTTGATCTGCGGCGGCACGACTTCCACGTGGCGGTCGAGAACTGGGGCCACGACTTCAATATCGGCTCCGTGGTGCGTACCGCGAACGCTTTCCTCGCCAAGGAGATCCACATCGTGGGGCGGCGGCGCTGGAACCGGCGCGGCGCGATGGTCACCGACCGTTACCAGCATGTACGGCACCACCCCGACACGGAGTCGCTGACCGCGTGGGCGGCGGCGGAGGGTCTGCCGATCATCGGGATCGACAACCTGCCGGGCGCGGTGCCGCTGGAGCGGACCGAGTTGCCGCGGCGGTGTGTGCTGCTCTTCGGGCAGGAGGGGCCCGGACTGACGGAAGAGGCCCGCAAGCACGCGGCGATGGTGTGCTCCATCGCGCAGTTCGGGTCGACGCGGTCGATCAACGCGGGGGCCGCGGCTGCGATTGCCATGCATGCGTGGGTGCAGCGGTATGCGGATATTCCGGGGTAG
- a CDS encoding TetR/AcrR family transcriptional regulator, whose product MTTAKRDTYTPETLLTVAVRVFNERGYDGTSMEHLSRAAGISKSSIYHHVAGKEELLRRAVSRALDGLFGILDEAGATQGRAIERVEYVTRRTVDVLIAELPYVTLLLRVRGNTKTERWAMERRREFDHRVTDLLRAAVADGDLRSDVDIRLVTRLLFGMVNSLVEWYRPQPDGGVDGERLADMLVLVAFEGMRSSR is encoded by the coding sequence ATGACCACGGCCAAGCGGGACACGTACACCCCGGAGACTCTGCTCACCGTCGCTGTCCGTGTTTTCAACGAGCGCGGCTACGACGGCACGTCCATGGAGCATCTCTCCCGGGCCGCCGGCATCTCCAAGTCGTCCATCTATCACCATGTCGCGGGCAAGGAGGAGCTGCTCCGCCGTGCGGTGAGCCGGGCGCTGGACGGGCTCTTCGGCATTCTCGACGAGGCGGGGGCGACGCAGGGGCGGGCGATCGAGCGGGTCGAGTACGTCACCCGTCGCACCGTCGATGTGCTGATAGCCGAACTGCCCTATGTCACGCTGCTGCTGCGCGTGCGGGGCAACACGAAGACCGAGCGCTGGGCCATGGAGCGGCGACGCGAGTTCGACCACCGGGTGACCGATCTGCTCAGAGCGGCGGTCGCGGATGGCGATCTCCGCTCCGACGTGGACATACGGCTGGTGACGCGGCTGCTCTTCGGGATGGTCAACTCGCTGGTGGAGTGGTACCGGCCGCAGCCGGACGGTGGCGTCGATGGTGAGCGGCTGGCGGACATGCTCGTCCTGGTGGCCTTCGAGGGGATGCGGTCCAGTCGTTGA
- the paaN gene encoding phenylacetic acid degradation protein PaaN, with protein MAAELSPHLLSEKHRPTLDQALDAIRTRAYWSPHPEHPKAYGEGGAPGSLSAAEGKAAFDAVLHTRLDLGQPGTDGWTGGEISPYGPELGVEYPHADLDVLLPAMRTGMAAWRAAGPETRALVCLEILARISARTHEFGHAVMHTSGQAFMMAFQAGGPHAQDRGLEAVAYAYAEQIRTPLSADWSKPQGKRDPLQLHKSFTAAPRGVSLLIGCNTFPTWNGYPGLFASLATGNPVLVKPHPRAVLPLALTVQLAREVLVEAGFDANLIALAAERPGEGIAKSLAMRPEIKIIDYTGSTAFGDWLETNARQAQVYTEKAGVNSIVLDSTDNYRGMLANLAFSLSLYSGQMCTTPQNLLIPRAGITTDDGNKSYDEVVDDIAAAVNGLLGDDARASALLGALVNPDVKARLEAAAELGEVALPSREVANPEFPDAVVRTPVVVKLDGTKPDDEDHFLSECFGPVSFAVAVDSTADAVELLRRTIRDKGAMTVGAYTTSPEVERAVEDVCLDESAQLSLNLTGGVYVNQTAAFSDFHGSGGNPAANAALCDGAFVANRFRTVEVRRQA; from the coding sequence ATGGCCGCCGAGCTCTCCCCGCACCTGTTGTCCGAGAAGCACCGCCCCACGCTCGACCAAGCCCTCGACGCGATCCGCACGCGCGCCTACTGGTCTCCGCATCCCGAGCATCCGAAGGCATACGGCGAGGGCGGCGCCCCCGGCAGCCTGAGTGCCGCCGAGGGCAAGGCCGCGTTCGACGCCGTGCTGCACACCCGGCTCGACCTCGGCCAGCCGGGCACCGACGGCTGGACGGGCGGAGAGATCTCCCCGTACGGGCCGGAGCTCGGCGTCGAATATCCGCACGCCGACCTGGATGTCCTGCTGCCGGCGATGCGTACGGGCATGGCCGCCTGGCGTGCGGCGGGCCCCGAGACCAGGGCCCTGGTCTGTCTGGAGATCCTCGCGCGGATCAGCGCCAGGACCCATGAGTTCGGCCACGCCGTGATGCACACCAGCGGCCAGGCCTTCATGATGGCGTTCCAGGCGGGCGGCCCGCACGCGCAGGACCGCGGCCTGGAAGCCGTGGCGTACGCGTACGCGGAGCAGATCCGCACCCCGCTGAGCGCCGACTGGTCCAAGCCGCAGGGCAAACGCGACCCGCTCCAGCTGCACAAGTCGTTCACCGCGGCGCCGCGCGGCGTCTCGCTCCTGATCGGCTGCAACACGTTCCCCACGTGGAACGGCTATCCGGGCCTCTTCGCCTCCTTGGCCACCGGCAATCCCGTCCTGGTCAAGCCGCACCCGCGCGCCGTGCTTCCGCTCGCGCTCACGGTGCAGCTGGCGCGCGAGGTGCTCGTCGAGGCGGGCTTCGACGCCAACCTGATCGCTCTGGCCGCCGAACGGCCGGGCGAGGGAATCGCGAAGTCTCTCGCGATGCGCCCGGAGATCAAGATCATCGACTACACCGGATCCACCGCCTTCGGCGACTGGCTGGAGACCAACGCCCGCCAGGCCCAGGTGTACACGGAGAAGGCCGGCGTCAACAGCATCGTCCTCGATTCCACGGACAACTACCGAGGAATGCTTGCCAACCTGGCGTTCTCCCTCTCCCTGTACAGCGGTCAGATGTGCACCACTCCGCAGAATCTGCTGATCCCCCGCGCCGGCATCACGACCGACGACGGCAACAAGTCGTACGACGAAGTCGTCGACGACATCGCCGCCGCGGTGAACGGGCTGCTGGGCGACGACGCCCGGGCGAGCGCACTGCTCGGCGCCCTGGTCAACCCCGATGTGAAGGCCCGCCTGGAGGCGGCGGCGGAACTGGGTGAAGTCGCCCTGCCCTCGCGCGAGGTGGCCAATCCGGAATTCCCCGATGCCGTGGTCCGCACTCCCGTCGTCGTCAAACTGGACGGCACCAAGCCGGACGACGAGGACCACTTCTTGTCGGAGTGCTTCGGACCGGTCTCCTTCGCCGTAGCGGTCGACTCGACAGCCGACGCCGTGGAGCTGCTCCGCCGCACGATCCGCGACAAGGGCGCGATGACGGTCGGCGCGTACACCACCTCACCGGAGGTGGAGCGCGCGGTGGAGGACGTCTGCCTGGACGAGTCGGCCCAGCTCTCCCTGAACCTGACCGGCGGGGTGTACGTCAACCAGACTGCGGCGTTCTCCGACTTCCACGGCTCGGGCGGCAACCCGGCAGCGAATGCGGCCCTGTGCGACGGAGCGTTCGTAGCAAACCGCTTCCGCACAGTGGAAGTCCGCCGCCAGGCATAA
- a CDS encoding Lrp/AsnC family transcriptional regulator: MADGGEEPGQVPPARPLDAVDRDILRLLQTDGRASIRSVADRVHVSRANAYARINRLIDDGVIRGFSARVNHERAGQGASAYITLKIVQNSWRTVREQLQALPGATHIALVSGDFDVLLLVHTPDNRSLRELVLTRIQAIPEVLSTRTLLVFEETDLATGPARPPELT; the protein is encoded by the coding sequence ATGGCCGACGGGGGCGAGGAACCCGGCCAGGTTCCGCCCGCGCGCCCGCTGGACGCCGTCGACCGCGACATCCTGCGGTTGCTCCAGACGGACGGCCGCGCCTCGATACGGTCGGTGGCAGACCGCGTCCATGTCTCACGCGCCAACGCGTACGCCCGGATCAACCGGCTCATCGACGACGGTGTGATCCGCGGTTTCAGCGCGCGCGTGAACCATGAGCGGGCAGGACAGGGCGCCTCCGCGTACATCACGCTCAAGATCGTCCAAAATTCCTGGCGCACCGTGCGCGAGCAGCTCCAGGCACTGCCCGGGGCCACTCACATCGCACTCGTCAGCGGCGACTTCGATGTCCTACTGCTGGTGCACACCCCGGACAACCGGTCGCTGCGCGAACTGGTCCTGACCAGGATCCAGGCCATCCCGGAGGTGCTCTCCACCCGCACACTCCTGGTGTTCGAGGAGACTGACCTGGCCACGGGCCCGGCCAGGCCCCCCGAGCTCACGTAA
- a CDS encoding alpha-ketoacid dehydrogenase subunit beta → MTTAAAPAGERTAKAKPATMAQALGRALRDSMAEDPTVHVLGEDVGTLGGVFRITDGLAKEFGEDRCTDTPLAEAGILGAAVGMAMYGLRPVVEMQFDAFAYPAFEQLISHVAKMRNRTAGAMPLPITVRVPYGGGIGGVEHHSDSSEAYYMATPGLHVVTPATVEDAYGLLRASIASDDPVVFLEPKRLYWSKADWSPEAPVAVEPIGRAVVRRTGRSATLITYGPSLPVCMEAAEAAVAEGWDLEVVDLRSLVPFDDETVAASVRRTGRAVIVHESSGFGGPGGEIAARVTERCFHHLEAPVLRVTGFDIPYPPPMQERHHLPGVDRVLDAVARLQWEAES, encoded by the coding sequence ATGACCACCGCAGCGGCGCCGGCCGGAGAGCGGACGGCGAAGGCCAAGCCGGCAACCATGGCGCAGGCGCTCGGGCGAGCGCTGCGCGATTCGATGGCCGAGGATCCGACGGTGCACGTCCTCGGCGAGGATGTCGGCACGCTCGGTGGGGTTTTCCGGATCACCGACGGTCTGGCGAAGGAGTTCGGCGAGGACCGTTGCACGGACACCCCGCTGGCCGAGGCGGGCATCCTCGGCGCGGCCGTCGGTATGGCGATGTACGGGCTGCGGCCGGTGGTGGAGATGCAGTTCGACGCCTTCGCCTATCCGGCGTTCGAGCAGCTCATCAGCCATGTCGCCAAGATGCGGAACCGGACGGCCGGCGCCATGCCGTTGCCGATCACGGTCCGGGTGCCGTACGGCGGCGGGATCGGCGGGGTCGAGCACCACAGCGACTCCTCGGAGGCGTACTACATGGCGACGCCCGGTCTCCACGTCGTCACGCCCGCCACGGTCGAGGACGCGTACGGGCTGCTGAGGGCCTCGATCGCCTCCGACGATCCGGTGGTCTTCCTGGAGCCGAAGCGGCTCTACTGGTCGAAGGCGGACTGGTCGCCCGAGGCGCCGGTGGCCGTGGAACCGATCGGACGGGCAGTCGTCCGCCGGACCGGGCGCAGCGCGACGCTGATCACGTACGGGCCGTCATTGCCGGTCTGCATGGAGGCCGCGGAGGCGGCCGTGGCAGAGGGCTGGGATCTCGAAGTCGTCGACCTGCGCTCATTGGTTCCGTTCGACGACGAGACTGTCGCCGCCTCCGTGCGGCGTACGGGGCGTGCGGTCATCGTCCATGAGTCCTCCGGTTTCGGCGGCCCGGGCGGCGAGATAGCGGCCCGGGTCACCGAGCGCTGCTTCCACCATCTGGAGGCGCCGGTGCTGCGGGTCACCGGATTCGACATTCCGTATCCGCCGCCGATGCAGGAACGGCACCATCTGCCGGGTGTGGACCGGGTGCTCGACGCAGTCGCCCGCTTGCAGTGGGAGGCGGAGAGCTGA